The Aeoliella mucimassa genome includes the window CCCCGGGCGACGACCTGCGGTACGTCGATTGGAAGGTATTCGGCAAAACCGACAAGGTTTACCTAAAGCAATACGAAGAGGAAACCAACCTCATTTGCTACCTGGTGCTCGACATTAGCGAGAGCATGCAGTACCGCAGCGAACTGGCGCCGCTCAGCAAGTTGGAGTATGCCCAGAGTGCGGCCGCAGCGTTGGCCTACCTGGTAATCCGTCAGCAAGATAGCGTTGGTTTGGTGACCTTCGACGACGCGGTGCGGCAGATCGCCCGCCCGAGCTCCAGCGCATCGCACCTGTCGCAGTTGGTGCGGCTGATGGAAATGACCTCGGCCGAGAAGAAAACCCGCACCGGGCCGATCTTCCACGAGCTGGCCGAGCGGTTTACCCGCCGGGGCATCGTGTTCGTATTGTCCGACCTGTTCGACGACCCCGAAGAGCTGCTGGCCGGGCTCAAGCACTTCCGCCACCGTCGGCACGACGTGGTGGTGCTGCACACCTTTGACCCCGCGGAGCTCGATTTTCCGTTTCAGCACGCGACGATGTTCCACGGACTCGAAGGCACCGGCGACCTGCTGGTCGAACCAGCCCAACTGCGTCGCGCCTACCAGCAGGAGATCAACCGCTTCGCCAACCAGGTGCGAACCGGCTGCCTGGCCCAAGGGGCCGACTACGTACAGCTACGAACCGATATGCCGCTGAGCGTTGCGCTGTCGACCTACCTATCGCACCGCCGCCGACGCGTGCGGTGAGCTTTTACTACTACTTATGTTTTACTAACCACAGAGTTCACGGAGGACACCGAGGGGCGAGGCCAAAGCAAACGCGGTACAACTTGTTTCTGATGAACTTGCCCTCAAAGGATGAATCGTTTCCTGCATCGCTTTGTCAACTGACTCGCCAACGCCCTCCATATACTCCGTGCTCTCCGTGATTTATTCCTTCTTGCTCCATCCCTGATTCGTGATCTCAATCCCGCTCGCCTTTGGATTCGGAAACCTGGCCATGCTCGGCTGGCTTGGGGCGGCGGCTGCGCCGATTCTGATTCACTTATGGATGCGGCACACCCATCGCGACACTCCGTGGGCGGCCATGGAGTTCCTGCGGCAAGCCATCCAGCGCAATTCACGGCGGCTGAAGCTTCAGCAATGGCTGCTGCTGGCGATTCGCACCTTGTTGCTGGT containing:
- a CDS encoding DUF58 domain-containing protein; translation: MADAPNYLDPAVLAQLEGLQLRAARIVEGYVSGLHRSPYQGFSVEFAEHREYAPGDDLRYVDWKVFGKTDKVYLKQYEEETNLICYLVLDISESMQYRSELAPLSKLEYAQSAAAALAYLVIRQQDSVGLVTFDDAVRQIARPSSSASHLSQLVRLMEMTSAEKKTRTGPIFHELAERFTRRGIVFVLSDLFDDPEELLAGLKHFRHRRHDVVVLHTFDPAELDFPFQHATMFHGLEGTGDLLVEPAQLRRAYQQEINRFANQVRTGCLAQGADYVQLRTDMPLSVALSTYLSHRRRRVR